The window GGATCTCCCGCCTCTCCTTTGGTGGTTGCCACGGCAGCCTTGAAGGCTTGGGTGATCTCTCTGAAGAGGCGGGGTGTGGGCTCCTCCTGGGCTCAGAGAAGGATTGGAACATGTGAGCCACAAGCTTCATTTCACAACAGTACAAAAATGCTACACTGATGTAGTGAGGGCTAATGCTAGCTGGTTGACAAGTGCTACCTTGAGAGCTGCTCGCCAGTCTTCCACCATTTTATCTGTGACTTTGATGGCCTCCACAGTCTTTTGGGATTTTGGTGCAGAGCCTTGTTCTTCCTCGTCATCCGAACTGGCCTCCTGATGTGACAAATCAATATCAATATACAACGTATCTTTTGAGCCTATACATAAAACACTTCAAAACAGGAAAGAGATACAAGATCAGACCGTacagggggacagacagggtCCTTACCGCCAGCTGACTGGGGAGTGTGTggtatttcctctcctcttcatcttctgAGCTGTCTGTGTCGTCAAAGTTGAGCAGAGTCTGGTCATTCTGCTCCAAGAACTTGTAGAACTCGGGATCTTTACTCTTTAACCTGGACAACTGGTCCTTGTGCTGGGATGCCTTGCCTTTCTTCGCAACATCACTATTAGAAACACACAGTAGACGTTGAACAACAATCCAAAACGTTGAACGATGTATTGAAAATAATTCGATCGAGAAGTGACACTCACTTCTCTTTAACTGCAGATTTTCctgcttttttcttcttctgtgcaTTCTTGTTGGGAGCTTCATCTTCAGAATCTTCCTCGCATGCGGAGTCAAATCCAGACAGCAGGAACTCATCCACGCTTAGGTCCTCTAGCTTCCTACAGCAGAGTCGAAACACAGTTTATTCAGTGAAGAGGACACTCACAATACTCACAAATTACCGCCCCCGAGGACAACCACCATACTCTTCAGTAAAACGTGAAATTAAACTCTGGCagaactaacgttagctaatgtAGCTAGCAACACATAGACAGttttggttagctagctagctagcttgctactaAGACATTAGTAACAACTCTACAACACATGAATGAGAATTCAAAGACAGGCTGACACAAATCCGTTGTTTTTTGCTTGAATATCCTGATCTACTAAAGTGTAATGGGTCACCAATAAAACGTTTTAGAGCGTTAGTCTGATAGCTACCTTTTCTGCTTTCCTGCCATGCTGGATCCAAACGTGATTTCCAACCAAGTACCCACGATGCATCAGTGTTTAGTGCATGTTGAAGGGTACTGTAGTTTTCTGTTTTACTCTCTcccaaaattatttattttctcatcaactaaatatattatttaataTAGTTTGATAAAAGTAATATTCAGGGAACATTCGCTCCATACCTAGCCCAGACTGCTTCCGATATTTGACTAAGATTAAAGAATGAGTAGGTTACTAACAAAACATTCtaaaaaaatgtaatgaaaAATGTATAACAGTATTTTGGGTCACGCAGCTTCTACTGCGATAATACGTGAACATAAGACGAATGAATATCCACGAATAGCCAactgatttatttttattaaattgCGTATTCAATGTTGATGTTTAGACATGTCATTTGTTGGAGCAAGTTGACTCTCTGCTTGTAAAATTTCACTGTGTGAAGAAACTGGCAACTGGTGTTGATGTCCTTGCATTTGAACAATTGGTGAGCGATTGGTGAGTTTATCGTTTTGGCTAAACCAAACCTTTATGCTATGGGCTAAAGAGGTTGGGGCTAAACCACTTGGTGCCCCGAAAAATACTGCCCTCTTCTGGTTAACTAATAGATAAGTCCCCCAAAACAAACCCTCAAGCCTTTGTATGTCTTACATAGGTTTCAAGATTGCACATATATGAGGATCGTGAAGTGTGTTTAAGAAATGTCCTGATATTGCCAAATGGACTAAACTGGAATCTCGGGGCTTAGTTTACGGTAGGCCTACTTTATACACATAACTGTCTCCTTGTGGGGGTTTCAGACACCAGGATTGGGGGATAGATTTCTGAAATTGGCAACCCTAGCCTGCGCCTCACCTTGTTTCGGTCACGTGACATGACCACGAATCTGGTGGAACTTTCGTGTTCCTTGAAGTGAATCCTCTAAAAGGAGGATGACAGTCTGAGCTTTGAGGAAAAGTTGACTGTTTCATGACATCTGGAACCTAATCTACCACCTAAAACGGGTAAGTAACGTGCGATGCGGAAGGTCCTTACCGATTCGAAACGTAGAGTTCACACTCCTTgaatagctagctaactagctcgACCAGCCTGATCAGCCATGACACGAGCTTGCGAGCTAACACAGCGGCACAACAACTCAGCCACATTAGTTGAGTTAGCACATAATTCACCCTGTCAGAGCTCACAGAGTAGTTAGTATGTCTGCTGACATATTTATGTGCTGACATATCAGTTTGTAAACAGAACAGCTTCAATATTTAATTTGTTTTGAATCTAAGGTGTTTTGGTGGTGCAACTATATATCTGGGCTGGTGATCTAAGCGTTAGCTAGCCACCTTAGCTAGCCGTGTTTGCCTATTTCCTTGTCCCACAAGTCGTGAAACGATAACTAGCATGAATGTTACAGTCTAAGATTGTCGTTGTGAAAGAAGTTAGCCATAGCTTGATATACTGAATAAAAGTTGTGTCTAATCTTCTTCGGTGCTCTGACGGTTGTCTTTTTGGCTACTGAAGAGAATGTTAACATCAGCTGGTTGTTGTTGATGATACCTGGGGTTCAGAAGTAAGAATGCTAACGATCGAGTTTGTCATCAACTTGATTGTTTTCACTTGGCTAAATGTAAATTGGTTGGTTTAGCTAGTGCAGCTTGCTTTCACCACTGAAAAATACTGTAGTCCAGAAGCAGGGTTGTTCCAAAACTGGCGTCATACGTAGCTAAAAGCAAATGGATGATTTTGATATATCTATGGTTGCGTAGAGTTATTATTGTTAAGAAAACAATTAGAGATTGGTACATCTTAAACTTTATGCTAAATCAACAACACCCCCACCAAACCCCCTTACGCAGAGCTAATCCCATAGTTGATAGTGATTGAGTGATCTGTATGATAATCTCTGACTGGGTTCAGATGAAAGACTCCTGAGTGGTTATTCATTTGCTGACACCTAGGTTCATAGACTGACGATGACCGACTAACAGAGGaaaaacacacaagcagacagtcAGGCAGGTACGTAGTTGGACAGTCAGTCAAGATAAATCATGCACTGGGCACAGTCACATCACTAAGTGATAAATTATTAACCCTGAGACTGCAGCCAAAGAGAAAGTTTATCCAGAGCTTTCCTCAGTCATGTACACTGAAGAGATAGGAGAGCAGGGCCCTGCATAATTGACTGCCACATTGAGGTTGTGACCATGTTCCAGAAAAGATGAATGCATGAATTCAGATGTCAGTCTTAACTTTGACTTTCCCTGGAGCACTTATCACCTTCCCAGTGATAACCGGCTATCACAGATGGTAGTTATCACCTTCCCAGTGATAACCGGCTATCACAGATGGTAGTTCCCAAAGGGACTAAACCATATGTCCCAATCAAAGTTTCCACTGACTGTAATgatttgtaaacttgtttatCCCACGAGACAATGATGATAATTGCTTATATTGTGATTAGGCTGTACAACCTGTACAACTTGAATTAAGGTTCAACCAAAATCACTATGTTTGAGCAGACTAGTGACTAATAGCAAACGTCTACTACGTAGGTATTTATTATTAGCCTTAGAGCTGATTGTTTATGATTGGTACCCGCTCTATTCCAGTCCTGCCCAAGCCTGCCTAGGCTATATATTTTATATCCCTGTTTCTTTTATTAGCTTTTATGAAAGTGAAAGATGTTAATAACAGATTACAGAGTGTGATCCTTGTACATTCGGATACATTTTATGACTTTCAATGTCCAATAAGATTGATGGGATTATGATTGTGAAGAACCCTACCAACAAGACCGTGAAGGAGAGATATGAGATATGGCATCAAGCAGGTGTAGCTGAGTTGGAGGTGTTACAACAGACCTTGCATGGAATGTGTTTTGTGGCGGGCTGGTGGTTGATTTGACGTGATCCGTGTTGTGTTGCAGGAAGACTCACCCAGTCCTATGTCATGGCCAGTGGTGCTATTCCTAAAACAGGCACGGCCAATGGACACCCAATGAAGGCACAACTGCAAATAATAGGTAGGTTTTCTCCTGCTCGACtaccaaaaaaaagtttgtcaATTGGGAATACGTGCTGTTAAGTATAGATAAATGAGTCTAAAGCTTGGCTTTAAGTAAAAGCTTGGCTTTAAGTTCAGCAGCACAGTCCTGATGCAGGGGGTGTGAATGGTTCTAACTCGGGCTCAGTAGTTAACAAAGCAGGAACCCAGCGGGGAGCCGTGTGTTGTTCCAGAAAGGGTCATAAAAGTATAGCAGAGGGAGCATTTGCCAGTGCTCGTAAAGCTGGGTGAGGTCAGGCTAACATCCAGCTTAGCTCGTGTAGAAGGGAAACTCCTAACACTGGACTCATTCATTGTTTCAGTGCTATCAGCCAAACTGAAAGATAACAAGAAGAACTGGTTTGGGCCCAGTCCGTACGTGGAGGTGGCTGTGGATGGCCAGTCCAAGAAGACAGAGAAATGCAACAACACCCACAGTCCCAAATGGAAACAGCCTCTCACAGTGTAAGTTGTGTGACGTTAGCCTAGACTGTATGTAACGTATATGTACAATATGTTGTATTGTAATATTTCAGTTGGAGAATTCCCCCGTAGGCAACTTAAATTCTTAACTGTGAAAGTAAAACAATCATGATCTCCCTTCTTTATGTTTAGCCAGTTATTGTATGTGAAAACCTATAGGTCGATTCTGTGTGGTCCCATTAAATTGTAGATTTTCGATTGATACATTATACAGTCCCTAAAAATATCACAGAGTTGTAATATCCAACTGTGTTGAGAGGTGTATGTGTCGACACTTGACTTTGGCAGCCACACTATGACTGTCCTCTTGTCTTAGCTGAGGAAACCCAGTCCCCAGGGTAGGGGCTCTCCCCCCTGGCCTCTGGTCTCACTGCTGCTTCATGTAGAGGTGTGAGGGGCCTGGCTGTGGAAGTGGGCATCACTGACATTACCTTCCCTGTGAGAAGTTCCGGTTGTTTGTTTACACCCTCTCACAGTCGAAATAGAGGCACTTCCTTATAGATGATGTGAGATATGATCTCGCGGGACGGATAGATGCTGTCGATCCATCCTTGTTGCAATTGTTTGCGGAAGTGTAACATTTTTATCGGCCCATATTCTGTGGTGGATGATGTAGAATCTTCTAACCTGAAAATATAGATTGAACTGATGATCTGACCTGATTGTCACTATATTTTGATGTATATttgcaacatttacatttagtcatttagcagacgctcttatccagaggaacttacagtaagtacagggacattccccccaaggcaagtagggtgaattgccttgcgcaaggacacaacataattttgcaaggccaggaatcgaactggcaaccttctgattactagcccaattccctaaccactcagccatctgactgccTTGCTATTTGATGTAACATTTTTGAGTAGTCACATTGTGCCCTCTGAATGTTTTTGCGTTCCTCCTCTCGTATACAGGATCGTCACTCCTTTCAGCAAGCTGCTGTTCCGCGTTTGGAGCCACCAGACGCTGAAGTCAGACGTACTGCTGGGAGTAGCGACCCTGGAGGTCAGCGAGACCCTCAAGAACAACGACATGAAGAGTGAGTTCCACCTGCAGGGTCTCAAATCCCTCACCGTGTCTTTCCATCTTGGGAGTTTCAGTACGGCCCAACCTGTTCCCACGCTGTCGTTTTGCAGGGATATTTTCCTGTCTATGTAAAATTATAGAGTGAGCGTTTCCTGTATACCATGTGACTTCCAGCTTGACTTTTCCCTTTGTGATCATTGAGGCCTGCATTGTCAAAGTACAGAgtcgtagtgtgtgtgtttgtctgaggtGAATGTAGGCGTGTGATGTCACTGATCAGGTTACCGATCAGATCAGGCTACTTTCCCTGCTCATAAAGGCTCTATTGAGGTCCAGGCTGGCCGGCCAGCAGATGCATGCAGATGACCAACTGCAGCTGATTGAGAAACTGATGGTCACATGCTGTCAGGGAGCCTGTTGACAAGCACTCAGGCCTTTGTCTCATCATCTATCCGGCTTTCTGGTCTGTGAACAGTTGTGTCGTAGCTGTAGTTGTTGTGGTAACCTAGcctgctctgccccccccccccccccccccccccccccccccctcctcctgcccctgtgCTCCAGTCTCGGAGGTGGTGCAGACTCTGCAGCTGACTGcagacagagaccacatggaCCCTGTGGgcgacctgtctgtctgtctggacggCATGACGGTGGACCCTGAGATGTTCTCCTCTGCAGAGGCCAGCCACCAGGGTGAGTCAGTGCCGGGGCCCGTCTTAAAGGGACAGTACGCTGCCGGAAGAGATGGTTGTGCAGCTTGGAAGACGCGTGCTTGAAAGGGGACAGTTCACTCTAACGACACTGCCCTGTTCCTCAGGTACGTCCAATGGGGAGTCCCAGTACAATGGAGATCAACATGGAGTCaggtagggaaggagagaaggatagGGGTAGCTTCAATTACATTTGAACGCTTTGAATTCCGTGCACTATTTGTGTACGCCCAAGTGAGTGAATAGGACACTGTGACCTGCGCTGTGTTCCGTGCGGCCCCTAACCTGAGCGCTATGTCGGTGACAGGGGCAGTCGAGACAGCTCTCCAGCAGTGGACGTCGTGGAGCACAGGTCGTCCCCTGGCGGCCGCCGGGCTGTGAATGGTACGGGGTCTCCCTCGCTGTCAGCAGGGGGCTCCAAGCCCTTCCGCCCCCCTCGGccctccagacccccacccccgaCCCCACGGagacccaccccctccccaggtgAACTGTCAGACATGGTCCAGAACTCACACTGTGGGAGAAACGGACGGCACTCACTCgctgattctctctctccacctctctccccatgATAGCATCCTCCAACGGCTCCATACCGACAGACGGCAGCGAAGGTCCCTCCAGATCCAACACCCCGGTCCGGGTCTCTGCCTCCAGAGTGTCCACAGGCTCAgagcctcctccagcccaggaccagcccccagccccaggaaCCCCAGCCCTGGGACCCCCAGCTCCTGGAACCCCAGCCCTGGGACCCCCAGCTCCgggaaccccagccccagctccgggaaccccagccccagctccggGGGTCCCCTCTCCTGCCTATGGGGCTCCAGCCCCTGGAGCCAGACCTCCAGCCGGaatctcccctggtcctcctggaCTCCCTCCTATCAGCACAGGCACAATGCCCCCAGGGTAAGACTGGTGAACAGGGTGTACTCCCAGGGTACTTTAAAGACAGGAGGCTCAAGGAAAAACATGGGCCTTCTATCCTTAGGTAGTTTGGTGAACCAAAGGTGTCTGTAATAGTTCATAAAATAGGGTAATAATGTCTCTTATGCAATGCAGTATGTTgagatgatgatgtgtgtgtgtgtcagatgggaGCAGAGAGTGGACCAGAGTGGCAGGCTGTATTTCGTCGACCACGTGGAGAAGAGGACAACATGGGAACGTCCTGAACCACTGCCTTCTGGgtaaaaacacattcacatgagCATGGTATTAGTACACATTCATTGATCACCATCATAAGATTCACTGCTTTGTTGAACAACATTACTGCAGGTAACATAGCAGTGCATTGAAATGAAACATTGCTCAGTTTGGTGAAACATTTGCATGAACCATCATGCCAGCACATGCACAGCACATGCACAgcacactcctcctcctgtgTGCTCGGTTCTGTGTCTGCCGGAGCAGGAAGTGGCAAGCGAAAACATTCTGTCATCGCAGAGCATGTACagtaccaaaaaaaaaaaaggcagagAATGTAGATGTAGAGATACCAGACAGTGAAACTGCCCCCTTAACCCGAAGCCATGTGGTGTTCCCGTTGTGCTGCAGCTGGGAGCGCCGCGTGGACCCCATGGGCCGCGTCTACTTCGTGGATCACATGACTCGCACCACCACCTGGCAGCGCCCCACCATGGAGACGGTGCGCAACTACGAGCAGTGGCAGCACCAGCGCAGCCAGCTGCAAGGACACATGCAGCAGTTCAACCAGAGGTTCATCTTCGGGGTGAGTGTTTCTCCATGGACAGAACCTACCCAGCCTCCTCTGAGGGGACAGACTGGAGGGTTAGTCAGACGCAGCAGGACCTAGCCTCCTCTGAGGGGACAGACTGCAGGGTTAGTCAGACGCAGCAGGACCTAGCCTCCTCTGAGGGGACAGACTGCAGGGTTAGTCAGACGCAGCAGGACCTAGCCTCCTCTGAGGGGACAGACTGCAGGGTTAGTCAGACGCAGCAGGACCCAGCCTCCTCTGAGGGGACAGACTGCAGGGTTAGTCAGACGCAGCAGGACCTACCCAGCCTCCTCTGAGGGGACAGACTGCAGGGTTAGTCAGACGCAGCAGGACCTACCCAGCCTCCTCTGAGGGGACAGACTGCAGGGTTAGTCAGACGCAGCAGGACCTACCCAGCCTCCTCTGAGGGGACAGACTGCAGGGTTAGAGCAGCACTGATGGTTAGCAACTGGTGTGCTTGGAGGCTGACTGTCTTTCTGGACGGATTGTTGTTCTGAGCTAGAATGTGTCTTTGTGAAATTGCAGGATCAAGTTCCATCTCAGAATAAGGAGTTTGACCCCCTAGGCCCTCTGCCGCATGGATGGGGTAAGACCTTTACTCATTtactccatgcacacacacacacatgtttgaaacacaaataaaatGGCAGATTCTGCACTGTCGGATCCTGGTAGTGACAAATATCTGAAATTTTAGAGATTGTGTTTGAGTGTTCTCCCTTGTGTAACTaaaacaacgtgtgtgtgtgtgtgtgtttccagagaAACGGACAGACAGCACTGGGAGAGTGTACTTTGTACATCACCCCACACGCACCACACAGTGGGAGGATCCACGTACacaggggtgagtgtgtgtgtgtccagctgtatggatgtgtgtgtttgtatccagTTGAATGGTTGTTAAGATGCGGCATCCATTGAGGTGTTCAGTTTAACTGTTGATTAGGCAGCATATCGTGTTCTGATGCACTGACagagctctcccccccccccccccccccccccccccccccaggctgctgAATGAGCAGGCCCTGCCAGAGGGTTGGGAGATGAGGTTCACGGTGGCTGGCATCCCCTACTTTGTGGACCACAACAGGAGATCCACAACCTACATCGACCCTCGCACAGGGAAATCCTCACTGTACGTCCCCACCAGcaggcagtacacacacagacaggctcatagacagacagacaggctcatagacagacaggctcatagacatacaggctcatagacagacaggctcatagacagacagacaggctcatagacagacaggctcatagacagacaggctcatagacatacagacaggctcatagacagacaggctcatagacatacagacaggctcatagacatacagacaggctcatagacatacagacaggctcatagacagacaggcttatagacatacagacaggctcatagacagacagacaggctcatagacagacaggctcatagacagacaggctcatagacatacagacaggctcatagacagacaggcttatagacatacagacaggctcatagacagacagacaggctcatagacagacagacaggctcatagacagacagacaggctcatagacagacaggctcatagacagacaggctcatagacagacaggctcatagACATACAAACAGgctcatagacagacagacaggctcataaacaggctcatagacagacaggctcatagacagacaggctcatagacagacaggctcatagacagacaggctcatagacagacagacaggctcatagacagacagacagactcatagacagacaggctcatagacagacagacagacagacagactcatagacagacaggctcatagACAGCCTCCCACTCTGAAACCAGCTTTGTCTAACTGTCAGTCCAGTCCCAGCCCTGGATAGTTGGCATCAGTAAACCTTAAGTACTCCTCTTAGGTTTCTCCTTCGAGGAAACAGCCCCAACACTTCTTTTAAAGTGACTCTCGATATCACCAGATCAGTCTTTCTTGTTTGTGCTAAAGGATTAGCTTAGCAACAGTTGGCTCTGGTGTTGACTTACAAACACAAGGATGAGGTCTGAAGCGGCCGTGTTGGGAAGCCCAGGTCTTCAGGAACAACCGGTTCTGTCTCAAAGTATTTGACTGTGGCTCTGCCTGCTGACTCTCCACCTGCTCATCAAGCCTGCTTCATGTGACTCAGCTTGGCAGGAATTTCATTTGATATGTAGCTCTGTTTTTCTAAATGGCGCTGATGTGTAGGGTAGCCATTAGACACTACAGAGTGTGGGTTTTCCTTGATGCTGGATGTAAATGTCTCCAGGGTGTGGTGGAGATGTAAAATGATGGGTTTGTGTTAAAGCCCACTATGCCCTGTTTGTACGTGGTAAACTCTCGTCATGCAGTATGAATGaaatggggggtcagatggctgagtttCAGGATGTGCAACTTCCTGATCTCATTCTGCTTCTCTACGTCTCTCCTCAGTGAAAATGGGCCTCAGATTACATATGTTCGAGACTTCAAAGCCAAAGTCCAGTATTTCAGATTCTGGTGTCAGGTAAGAGTCGAACCACTGAAGTAAAATGGAGGTCTGATTGCTGATGCAAAGCACTTTGTAACCATCCCTGACTTGACTCTGTGAAACATTAACACAAACAGTTACAGATTTgtcacagaaaaaaaaatgctCATGACAGCATACTCATTTTCACTTCCTCAAGTTTGAAAATATTCTATGACACTGATGATCCTTTCACAGCAACTGTCAATGCCTCAGCACATCAAGATCTCAGTCACGCGCAAAACCCTTTTCGAGGACTCCTTCCAACAAGTAAGTCTTTGAAGTTCTGTCCATAGATAATGCCTTATCACATCCCATGAATGAGACGGGTTCAGTCCTTGTGGGTTCCAGTTCCAACTTGTGGCTTGTGGATTGTTTTGTTACAGATCATGAGCTTCAATGCGCAGGATCTGCGTCGAAGACTGTGGATCATCTTCCCTGGAGAAGAAGGCCTCGACTATGGAGGGGTGGCCAGGTGAGTCTCCTTCCAAGCGTCACAGCGAGGGATGGGCATCATTAACCGTGGAACTGTTAACCCACAAGACGAATGTTTACCGGTTAATACTATTGGTTAAAGGGTGTTGTCAATTTAGCGACAATGTCATTGTGTTACAGCCAGCGCTCTCTGAttcgtgtttttgttttttctttgtgCTGCTATTAAAAAAGCAATTCCTTATGGGGGGGAAACATTtgttgtatttatatatttttaatgaGTCATAGACACTCATCCATTCTACACTTTTAATCTTCTCGGTTAACCGTTAATGGTTGTTAACGAGCGTTGGTCCTGGTCAGCATTTCCCCCCGAAATGTGCATCCCTAATCACAGCAGATGCCCTCAGCCAGTGAGGGCCAGGCACCTTAATGTGTCATGGTCCAGTGCTGTTTGGGATGTTAGGATCGGGGATGTGTGATAGCATCCTGTCATAGGCGTACctctctgacaggaagtgagctTTGGTTTGCATTGGCAGTGCTAAGTGGTAGAATGAGGAGGTTCTAATGGTGTACTTCCTGTGCAGGGAGTGGTTCTTCCTGCTGTCTCACGAGGTGCTGAACCCCATGTACTGTCTGTTCGAGTACGCCGGGAAGGACAACTACTGCCTCCAGATCAACCCTGCCTCCTACATCAACCCCGACCACCTCAAGTACTTCAAGTTCATAGGACGCTTCATTGCCATGGTAATTTTTCCCCTCCTGACTTGACTTGTGGCAGACCATACGCTAGTGTTGAATGGCTACACTCAGCCACGATATCTTGCTGTCTTCTTAGAAGTGGTGTTGAATTGTGACACAAACACTTTTCATAACATCAGCAATTCCTTCCAACATACCAC of the Hypomesus transpacificus isolate Combined female chromosome 18, fHypTra1, whole genome shotgun sequence genome contains:
- the LOC124480164 gene encoding E3 ubiquitin-protein ligase Itchy-like — encoded protein: MASGAIPKTGTANGHPMKAQLQIIVLSAKLKDNKKNWFGPSPYVEVAVDGQSKKTEKCNNTHSPKWKQPLTVIVTPFSKLLFRVWSHQTLKSDVLLGVATLEVSETLKNNDMKISEVVQTLQLTADRDHMDPVGDLSVCLDGMTVDPEMFSSAEASHQGTSNGESQYNGDQHGVRGSRDSSPAVDVVEHRSSPGGRRAVNGTGSPSLSAGGSKPFRPPRPSRPPPPTPRRPTPSPASSNGSIPTDGSEGPSRSNTPVRVSASRVSTGSEPPPAQDQPPAPGTPALGPPAPGTPALGPPAPGTPAPAPGTPAPAPGVPSPAYGAPAPGARPPAGISPGPPGLPPISTGTMPPGWEQRVDQSGRLYFVDHVEKRTTWERPEPLPSGWERRVDPMGRVYFVDHMTRTTTWQRPTMETVRNYEQWQHQRSQLQGHMQQFNQRFIFGDQVPSQNKEFDPLGPLPHGWEKRTDSTGRVYFVHHPTRTTQWEDPRTQGLLNEQALPEGWEMRFTVAGIPYFVDHNRRSTTYIDPRTGKSSLENGPQITYVRDFKAKVQYFRFWCQQLSMPQHIKISVTRKTLFEDSFQQIMSFNAQDLRRRLWIIFPGEEGLDYGGVAREWFFLLSHEVLNPMYCLFEYAGKDNYCLQINPASYINPDHLKYFKFIGRFIAMALFHGKFIDTGFSLPFYKRILNKPWALKDLESIDPEFYNSLIWIKENDIEECGLEMYFSVDKEILGEVTTHDLKPDGGDLQVTEENKEEYIRLVAEWRLSRGVEEQSQAFFEGFNEVLPQQYLQYFDAKELEVMLCGMQEIDLADWQRNTIYRHYARSSKQILWFWQLIKEMDNEKRMRLLQFVTGTCRLPVGGFADLMGSNGPQKFCIEKVGKENWLPRSHTCFNRLDLPPYKSYEQLKEKLMFAIEETEGFGQE